The Marinobacter bohaiensis genome segment TCAATCTGCTTGTCAGACATGTCGTTGTCGTCTCCCGATTCGGCAGCCGTTAACGCAACTCTGCGTTCACGAAGGAAATGTTCCGTGAGAGTGTGGCAGGAGGTGGACCGCCGTCCACCGCGAGGCCGCTTGCTCACGGGCCGCCGGCGATTATTATCGTTAGGTGGTTCCGCCGGACCTCCAGGCTCAGGGGAGGGCCTTGGTCGTAACCGGGCGGAGACACCTTGAAAAGGGCGTTTATGTTGCGATATTAGTCACTCCAATGCAATTGAAAACCGTGCTATTTCAGTGTATCGCGCCGTTAGGGATGACCTATACTGACGCGTTTGTCATGGCTTCCTCGCTCGTTATGCGACGGCTTTGGCACAGTCGTCCCCGGTGAGCGGTGGACTCCTTTGCCAAGCCATGCTGCAATACGCCCTCTTGCACACCGTTTCCTGCCCATGCCTGATTCAGGCAACGGAGGGTCGGCATTCTCGCCGGGCCGGGGCATTACAGGATATCTGATCTTCATGGTTCGACCCCCATCCCGCCAGGCCGGCGGCGCACAGCAGCCTAATCCGGATCTGATCCAGGCGATCCTCAAGGGTATCCGTGTGCCGGATCTGCCTTATCCGTTGACGCGGGAAGAGCCGGTGCCTGACTGGCTGCCGGTGCTGGCCGATTGCTGGCGGGAGCAACAGGACCGTCGCGTGATTGAAGTGCTGCAGGCGATCGATATGAGCTGGTCGGTGCGCCAGGTCAACGCCGCCTACCTGGCCGATCGCATGATGGATGTGTTCCTCGCCAAATCCGGTCTGCATCCCACACTGGTGCGCCGGGTGGCAAGGCTGCGTTTCCTGGTGGCCTGGCAGATCGCCGAGCAGGGGGCGGCCGCCATCGGACCAAACTGTCCGGTCCACGACTGGGTGGACAGCCTTCACACGCTGCGTGGCTGGAGCGACTCCGGCGGTCGGGCGGCGCGCCAGGTGCTGACCTGGCTCGACCAGTTGCAGTCCGCCGTCGACCAGAGCTTCCAGGCACAGTCGCTGGCGCCCTTTGAAGCCTTCACGGCCGACTGGCGCAAGGAACAATCCGGCAAGGACGGTCGCATCGATCGTCTGAGCCAGCGGCTACTGGAAACGGAGCAGGGGGCTTCCCGGCAGCGCGCCGCGGAACAGGTGGCCCGTGCCCTGGTTGGCCGTGCGATCGCCCGCCGGGCACTGCCCGCGGTGGTCACCGAATTCATTACCCACTACTGGCTTCCACTGCTGCGCCAGGTCGCCTGGCAGGACGGTGTCGGCAGCGAGAACGCCCGACATGCCGCCAAGTTGCTTGAATGGCTGGTCTGGGTCGCCGACCCCAACCTGTCCGATCGCGACCGTGACAAGCTGTATCACGTGGGCGAACAGCTTGGCGACAAGATCGGCGAAGTCTGGAATCGTGTACAGAACGAGCCGCTGCCTGCCGGCGCACTGCAAGGCGTCGAGGAATTGATGGTGGCTCGTTTGCGCGGTTCCCCGGTGGAGCTGGAAGCGGTTGGAAAC includes the following:
- a CDS encoding DUF1631 family protein, which codes for MVRPPSRQAGGAQQPNPDLIQAILKGIRVPDLPYPLTREEPVPDWLPVLADCWREQQDRRVIEVLQAIDMSWSVRQVNAAYLADRMMDVFLAKSGLHPTLVRRVARLRFLVAWQIAEQGAAAIGPNCPVHDWVDSLHTLRGWSDSGGRAARQVLTWLDQLQSAVDQSFQAQSLAPFEAFTADWRKEQSGKDGRIDRLSQRLLETEQGASRQRAAEQVARALVGRAIARRALPAVVTEFITHYWLPLLRQVAWQDGVGSENARHAAKLLEWLVWVADPNLSDRDRDKLYHVGEQLGDKIGEVWNRVQNEPLPAGALQGVEELMVARLRGSPVELEAVGNFTFEPRWLNPPTIERAETAEVEGRWFVEGEGEAEQRMHCFAFLEDSQEILWTNGEGVKLGLMTWQAFQDDLAAGRLRPLPAIYPFAEVVSETLDKLEQVLRSQVEKRREARAKAEAQAEKVRRERAEAEKRRQEEAERVAREQQQAREREEAAAREKQAAEEEKRNAERLATVREQVDSLKLGNWITLAPDPDSPSDEPRKLKLAVRLNATGKLIFVDRLGLNRTEMTTDTLVKCILSNQARLMSSEADFEDTLSRVVGRIRVGR